DNA sequence from the Sulfurimonas sp. HSL3-1 genome:
CCTCTCATGAAACGTTTAATGAACCTCAGACCGTCGAAGCCGTCCCTCTTTTTCCTGGGGCTGCTGCCGTTTGTGCTGATCGTGCTCCTCTACCTGGGAGCGTCGGAAGTCCGTCTGGCGGAAAATCCGAACGACAAACTGCTGCCCTCCATGAGCAGCTTTGCCGAAGCCATCGACCGTATGGCGTTTGAACCGAGCAAGCGTACCGGCGAATACCTCTTCGCCCGGGATACGGTTGCCTCACTCGAGCGTCTCGGCCTCGGCGTGCTCATCAGTGCGGTGCTTGCGCTGCTGATGGGGATCCCGCTGGGGTTCATTCCCTTCGTTCGTGCGGGCCTTTCGCCCTTCGTCGCGGCCTTTTCCATGGTGCCGCCAATGGCTATTTTGCCCATCTTATTCATTATCTTCGGTATGGGTGAGCTGGCTAAAGTAGCACTGATCGTCATCGGGGTGACCCCGCTGATCGTCCGCGACCTGCAGCAGCGGGTCATGGAGATTCCT
Encoded proteins:
- a CDS encoding ABC transporter permease, which produces MKRLMNLRPSKPSLFFLGLLPFVLIVLLYLGASEVRLAENPNDKLLPSMSSFAEAIDRMAFEPSKRTGEYLFARDTVASLERLGLGVLISAVLALLMGIPLGFIPFVRAGLSPFVAAFSMVPPMAILPILFIIFGMGELAKVALIVIGVTPLIVRDLQQRVMEIPAEQLIKAQTLGGSSWTIVLRVVLPQIFPRLLDAVRLTMGTAWIFLISAEAISATEGLGYRIFLVRRYLSMDVILPYVAWITFLAFLFDYLLKRFTYKVFPWYDAGKEQS